In a single window of the Gossypium hirsutum isolate 1008001.06 chromosome D02, Gossypium_hirsutum_v2.1, whole genome shotgun sequence genome:
- the LOC107908471 gene encoding myosin-binding protein 7, with protein sequence MACNVINSWTFTALVGAFLDLSIAYLLLCGSTLAYLASKFLGLFGKSLPCPCNGSFGHPHKNYCFQSMLVNNPHLKISSVQSSVKKKIPFDSIWNNFYNEDKDDWHSNFDNWRNGDVAMGGEAMFSSSCNSKKNTIRANIGRFGYQRPRIGLRQRKRVANGYGGKFLSFPNDPLASINTTPTGLNPSITTPDDSEDGRETSKEIQLPKQGLQGFEIDDDSFTENKIEKEPAVAEFKCLMPDWNFDGSDKNAIVEQALGEENDARAALYLELEKERIAAATAADEAMAMILRLQEEKATIEMEARQYQRMIEEKFAYDAEEMNILKEILLRREREKHFLEKEVEAFKQMFCEKEVSDMDMYDMAAIYDQKTLNLGQLVMSKKIAESVGEKEKTVHNIDVSEYAMGSIGSLDHAVDFGNELPVSELNEDTASLNYSIEKNHSNPSRNDYEISQKFEARGMTCENENPGHQRSYVQSNLSTTHSRSDLLERAINTVAEEEQNRETSPHQCLTPKATEAKIIFPYNNEKMEKHGEDLHQIDSGINYQILDVHVINDESDLCRTCNNQTIGGLETEPYRRSSSLDRPGRLPPCGPSRVKSLPPISRRNSMSAFDYERLKIDNEVDWLRERLKIVQKGREKLNFPSGRKKGEHFQLQILENLASQLREIQQLTEPRKALRRASLPHPFSKVMSKKKNQRGVLGGVLRSV encoded by the exons aTGGCATGCAATGTGATCAATTCATGGACATTCACTGCTCTAGTTGGTGCTTTTCTGGATCTCTCCATAGCTTATTTATTGCTTTGTGGATCAACTCTTGCTTATTTAGCTTCGAAATTTCTGGGTTTATTTGGAAAGTCCTTGCCTTGTCCTTGTAATGGATCGTTCGGCCACCCACATAAGAATTATTGTTTTCAATCCATGTTAGTTAATAACCCACATCTTAAAATCTCCTCTGTTCAATCTTCTGTTAAGAAAAAGATTCCTTTTGATTCAATCTGGAACAACTTTTATAACGAAGATAAAGATGACTGGCATTCAAATTTTGACAACTGGCGAAATGGGGATGTTGCAATGGGAGGGGAAGCAATGTTTAGTTCATCATGTAATTCAAAGAAGAACACCATTAGAGCAAATATAGGAAGGTTTGGGTATCAGAGGCCAAGAATTGGACTTAGGCAGCGTAAAAGAGTTGCTAATGGCTATGGCGGAAAGTTTTTGAGTTTTCCGAATGATCCTTTGGCTTCCATTAATACTACCCCAACTGGTTTGAATCCTTCCATTACAACCCCAGATGATTCTGAAG ATGGCCGGGAAACGTCAAAAGAGATTCAATTGCCAAAGCAAGGTTTGCAGGGCTTTGAAATAGATGATGACTCTTTTACAGAGAATAAAATTGAGAAGGAACCAGCAGTGGCTGAGTTCAAGTGCTTGATGCCAGATTGGAACTTTGATGGCAGTGACAAAAATGCAATAGTAGAACAAGCTCTAGGCGAAGAGAATGACGCTCGTGCTGCTCTGTACCTTGAGCTTGAGAAAGAGAGAATCGCTGCTGCAACTGCTGCAGATGAGGCTATGGCAATGATATTGCGCCTGCAAGAGGAGAAGGCAACAATCGAGATGGAAGCGAGGCAGTACCAGAGGATGATTGAGGAAAAATTTGCATATGATGCTGAAGAAATGAACATTCTCAAAGAGATCTTATTAAGGAGAGAAAGAGAAAAGCATTTCTTGGAGAAAGAAGTTGAAGCTTTCAAGCAAATGTTTTGCGAAAAAGAGGTATCAGATATGGATATGTATGATATGGCAGCCATATATGACCAAAAGACTTTGAATTTGGGGCAACTGGTAATGTCAAAGAAGATCGCTGAATCTGTTGGGGAGAAGGAAAAGACAGTGCATAACATTGATGTTTCAGAGTATGCGATGGGATCCATCGGATCACTTGATCATGCTGTCGATTTTGGGAATGAATTACCAGTTTCAGAACTTAATGAAGATACTGCTTCTTTAAATTATAGTATCGAAAAAAATCACTCAAATCCAAGtagaaatgattatgaaattagtcaAAAATTTGAGGCGAGGGGAATGACATGTGAGAACGAGAATCCCGGTCATCAAAGAAGTTATGTTCAGTCCAATCTGTCAACTACTCATTCGAGATCTGATCTGCTTGAGAGAGCCATTAACACTGTAGCAGAAGAGGAACAAAACAGAGAAACCAGTCCACATCAATGTTTGACACCAAAGGCAACTGAGGCTAAAATAATTTTCccatataataatgaaaaaatgGAGAAGCATGGAGAAGATTTGCATCAAATAGATTCTGGAATCAATTATCAAATTCTTGATGTTCATGTCATTAATGATGAATCTGACTTGTGTCGGACATGCAATAACCAAACCATTGGTGGGTTAGAAACTGAGCCTTACAGGAGAAGCAGCAGTTTAGATCGACCTGGCAGATTACCACCATGTGGTCCTTCACGAGTCAAATCTCTACCTCCCATTTCGCGCAGAAATTCCATGTCTGCTTTCGATTATGAGAGGTTGAAAATCGATAATGAAGTTGATTGGCTTAGAGAAAGGCTAAAGATTGTACAGAAAGGAAGAGAGAAGCTCAACTTCCCGTCAGGGCGCAAGAAAGGGGAACACTTTCAGTTACAAATATTGGAAAACCTTGCTAGTCAACTTCGAGAGATTCAACAATTGACAGAACCCAGGAAGGCTTTGCGACGGGCATCTTTGCCCCACCCATTCTCGAAG GTTATGTCAAAGAAGAAAAATCAGAGGGGTGTTCTTGGAGGCGTGTTGAGAAGTGTTTAA